The following proteins are encoded in a genomic region of Cricetulus griseus strain 17A/GY chromosome 7, alternate assembly CriGri-PICRH-1.0, whole genome shotgun sequence:
- the Nlrp1 gene encoding NACHT, LRR and PYD domains-containing protein 1 isoform X3, whose protein sequence is MSRTTILAYYLEKLNKEELKEFQHRLLNQVALPEASSTEVASNLVAQYGSRRAWDLALHTWKQMGKKQLCSQAQQEKGLTPSHHTSLSSSPSTSNMESSSRFTSSSDHGYGSSCEQLSEKETFQNKPINSECRMRETIKITSPNQKRESPCHTPSWKTEDFLQNYTQLLLLQRSCPRGHRSMVRERGHQDIKDRGHLIAIQDLFGPSLGSQKEPQLVILEGAAGVGKSTLARQVKRAWEEGQLYRDRFQHVFYFSCRELAQCKQQSLAELIAKYENVHKDLIEEILSQPKKLLFILDGIDEPAWTLQNPKLCQHWSQKWPVQTLLSSLLRKSILPKASLLLTARTTDLQKLIPSLGQPRWVEVLGFSESGRKEYFYTYFADEREAITAFSLVESNPVLLTLCLVPWVSWLVCTCLTQQMGQWGELSLTAQSTTALCLKYLSQILPVRPLGPRLRGLCSLAAEGICKGKSLFSLGDFRKQKLPGSVISTFMNMGVLQKLPNSTRYSFAHLCLQEFFAAMSCVLIYEEEKDKRESFKIVEKLLKVYGRLDLFEAPTMRFLFGLLSDQAMDEMENIFICRLPLERRWELLKRLLKEAHPKHSYSLGLLHCLYEIQHKELLTRAMHNVQGTRVHVQTDMAHPVFQTNMKHLVVQTDAELMVVTFCIKFCFPVKRLQLDCGRQQEQVLRAPRLVLSRWTPITKASWQILFSILEFSGSLEELDLSGNLLSNYAVQSLCRTLRQPGCHLKTLWLVNCGLTSSHCVDLTSVLKASSSLTELDLQLNDLGDSGVRLLCKGLRNPACNLRILLLDQGSLSDKVMAQLKALKAENPRLLIQSTRKPHGMASTSGLDKGKTSAGPSSLKRLRLQSEEDAPRRAQLKLSHTPYSSSLGDKLTESLGTEDGFWGSTGPVATEVVDRERNLYRVQLPMAGSYHWPSTGLRFVVTRAVTVEIEFCAWSQFLGKTPLEQSYMVAGPLFDIKAEQGAVAAVYLPHFVALQGIQEDTLKFQVAHFLNDVVVLEAPAKVEPHCAVLKKPSFSPIGVVLKIISATRRLLPITSITLLYHQPHTEELKFHLYLIPNDCTIRKAVDDEEMKFQFVRIHKPPPIGCLYVGSRYTVSGSETMEITPKELELCYRSSSEAQLFSEIYVGHLQSGIRLEIKDKNADAVVWEALLKPGDLRPASTLVAPATTVARPFLHFVDQHREQLVARVTSVDPILDKLHSQVLSEEQYEMVRAEATNPDKMRKLFSYSRSWDQARKSQLYQALKAIHPHLILELWEVWGKALGEWVS, encoded by the exons ATGTCTCGCACAACAATTTTGGCCTACTACTTGGAAAAGCTGAATAAGGAAGAACTGAAGGAGTTCCAGCATCGGCTGCTAAACCAAGTGGCCCTGCCAGAGGCCAGTAGCACAGAGGTGGCCTCAAACCTGGTGGCTCAGTATGGGAGTCGTCGGGCCTGGGACCTGGCCCTCCACACCTGGAAGCAGATGGGCAAGAAGCAGCTCTGCAGCCAGGCCCAGCAAGAGAAGGGCCTGACACCGA GCCATCATACCTCATTAAGCAGTTCCCCAAGCACATCTAACATGGAGTCCTCCAGCCGGTTTACTTCTAGCTCAGACCACGGCTATGGATCATCGTGTGAACAGTTGTCCGAGAAGGAAACTTTTCAAAACAAACCTATCAACTCTGAGTGCAGAATGAGAG AAACTATAAAAATAACAAGCCCAAACCAGAAAAGAGAGAGCCCTTGCCATACACCGTCCTGGAAAACTGAAGATTTCCTCCAAAACTATACACAGCTACTACTTTTACAAAGATCTTGCCCCAGAGGCCACAGGTCCATGGTGAGAGAAAGAGGACATCAGGATATTAAAGATAGAGGACATCTGATTGCCATCCAAGACTTATTTGGCCCAAGCTTGGGTAGCCAGAAGGAGCCTCAATTAGTCATATTAGAGGGGGCTGCTGGGGTTGGGAAGTCCACGCTGGCCAGGCAGGTGAagagagcatgggaggaaggcCAGCTCTACAGGGATCGCTTCCAGCATGTCTTCTACTTCAGCTGCAGAGAGCTGGCCCAGTGCAAGCAGCAGAGTCTGGCTGAGCTCATAGCAAAATATGAAAATGTCCACAAGGATCTCATagaggagatcctgtctcagcccAAGAAGCTGCTCTTCATCCTGGATGGCATAGATGAGCCAGCATGGACCTTGCAGAATCCTAAACTCTGTCAGCACTGGAGCCAAAAATGGCCAGTGCAGACACTGCTAAGCAGTTTACTGAGGAAATCCATACTTCCCAAGGCTTCCTTGCTGCTCACAGCTCGAACCACAGATCTACAGAAACTCATTCCTTCTTTAGGGCAGCCACGTTGGGTGGAAGTCCTGGGCTTCTCTGAGTCTGGACGGAAGGAATATTTCTACACATACTTTGCAGACGAAAGAGAAGCAATTACAGCTTTTAGCTTGGTTGAATCAAATCCTGTGCTCTTGACCCTGTGTCTAGTACCCTGGGTGTCCTGGCTGGTCTGCACTTGCCTAACACAGCAGATGGGCCAGTGGGGAGAACTCTCACTGACTGCACAGTCTACCACAGCGCTCTGCCTGAAATACCTTTCCCAGATTCTCCCAGTTCGGCCCCTGGGGCCCCGGCTCAGAGGGCTTTGCTCACTAGCTGCTGAGGGGATCTGCAAAGGAAAGAGTCTGTTCAGTTTAGGAGACTTCCGGAAACAGAAGTTACCTGGGTCTGTCATCTCCACTTTCATGAATATGGGTGTCCTTCAGAAGCTGCCTAATTCTACCAGGTACAGCTTTGCCCACCTATGTCTCCAGGAGTTCTTTGCAGCGATGTCCTGTGTCTTGATTTatgaagaggaaaaggacaaaCGTGAAAGCTTTAAAATTGTAGAAAAGCTGTTAAAAGTGTATGGAAGACTTGACCTGTTTGAGGCACCCACCATGCGCTTCCTGTTTGGCCTTTTGAGTGACCAGGCAATGGATGAGATGGAGAACATCTTCATCTGCCGGTTGCCtctggagaggaggtgggagcTACTGAAGAGGCTCCTGAAGGAAGCCCATCCCAAACATTCCTATTCTCTTGGATTGCTCCACTGTCTGTATGAGATTCAGCACAAGGAGCTCCTGACACGAGCAATGCACAATGTTCAGGGAACAAGGGTTCATGTCCAGACAGATATGGCGCACCCAGTGTTCCAGACAAACATGAAGCACCTGGTGGTCCAGACAGACGCGGAGCTCATGGTGGTCACTTTCTGCATTAAATTCTGCTTCCCAGTGAAGAGGCTTCAGCTGGATTGTGGTAGACAACAAGAACAAGTACTGAGGGCCCCCAGGCTGGTTCT GTCCAGATGGACCCCAATCACTAAAGCCAGTTGGCAGATTCTCTTCTCCATACTTGAGTTCTCAGGAAGCCTGGAGGAGCTGGACCTAAGTGGAAACCTACTGAGCAACTATGCAGTACAGAGTCTTTGTAGGACCCTGAGACAGCCTGGGTGTCACCTAAAGACCTTGTG GCTTGTCAACTGTGGCCTCACATCCAGCCACTGTGTGGACCTGACCTCAGTGCTCAAGGCCAGCTCCAGCCTAACTGAGCTCGACCTGCAGCTGAATGACCTGGGCGACAGTGGGGTGAGGCTGCTGTGTAAGGGACTCAGGAATCCTGCCTGCAACCTCAGAATCCTACT GCTGGACCAGGGCTCTCTGAGTGACAAGGTGATGGCGCAGCTGAAGGCTCTGAAGGCAGAGAATCCACGGCTGCTCATCCAGAGCACACG GAAACCACACGGGATGGCCTCTACTTCGGGTCTGGATAAAGGAAAAACGAGTGCTGGCCCATCCTCACTCAAGCGGCTGAGACTACAGTCAG AAGAAGATGCTCCACGAAGGGCACAGCTGAAACTCTCCCACACACCCTACTCTTCCTCTCTGGGAGACAAGCTCACAGAGTCTCTTGGGACTGAAGATGGCTTCTGGGGCAGCACAGGACCTGTGGCTACTGAGGTGGTTGACAGAGAACGAAACCTGTACCG AGTTCAACTCCCCATGGCTGGCTCCTATCACTGGCCCAGCACTGGTCTCCGCTTTGTAGTGACAAGGGCAGTGACTGTAGAGATAGAATTCTGTGCCTGGAGCCAATTCCTAGGCAAGACTCCCCTGGAGCAGAGTTACATGGTGGCTGGGCCTCTGTTTGACATCAAGGCTGAGCAGGGAGCTGTGGCTGCTGTCTACCTCCCTCATTTTGTGGCTCTCCAAG GAATTCAGGAGGACACCTTAAAGTTCCAAGTGGCCCACTTTCTGAATGATGTGGTGGTCTTGGAGGCGCCAGCCAAAGTGGAGCCACACTGCGCAGTTCTGAAAAAGCCCAGCTTCTCTCCTATAGGAGTGGTGCTAAAAATAATCTCCGCCACCCGGCGACTCCTACCCATCACCTCCATCACGTTGCTCTACCATCAACCTCATACCGAGGAACTCAAATTCCACCTTTATCTGATCCCCAATGACTGCACTATTCGGAAG GCCGTAGATGATGAAGAAATGAAGTTCCAGTTTGTGCGAATACACAAGCCTCCCCCCATAGGCTGCCTTTATGTGGGCTCTCGATATACCGTGTCTGGTTCAGAGACTATGGAAATTACACCCAAG GAACTTGAGCTGTGCTACCGGAGCTCCTCAGAAGCCCAGCTCTTCTCAGAAATCTATGTTGGCCACTTACAATCAGGGATCCGGTTGGAAATAAAAGACAAGAATGCTGATGCTGTAGTTTGGGAAGCCTTGTTGAAACCAG GAGACCTCAGGCCTGCATCCACCCTGGTTGCTCCAGCCACTACAG TTGCCAGACCCTTTCTGCACTTTGTGGACCAACATCGGGAGCAGCTAGTGGCCCGAGTGACATCAGTGGACCCTATCTTAGACAAACTGCACAGTCAGGTGCTGAGTGAAGAGCAGTATGAGATGGTTCGTGCTGAGGCCACCAATCCAGACAAGATGCGGAAGCTGTTCAGCTACAGTCGGTCCTGGGACCAGGCCAGAAAAAGTCAACTCTACCAAGCCCTGAAGGCGATCCATCCTCACCTTATCCTAGAACTCTGGGAGGTGTGGGGCAAAGCCCTTGGGGAATGGGTATCCTGA